One window from the genome of Verrucomicrobiota bacterium encodes:
- a CDS encoding PHP domain-containing protein, protein MTKQENICDLHLHSTCSDGTDSPSEVVRRAAEKGFRAISLTDHDTVQGLKVFHQAGKEYGVETINGVEITSEINGREIHILGYFVDMDDPVLLSSLKDQENHRLTRVSRMLVKLQALGLQISEEDMKVYSDKGTVGRPHLAMALVQKGYAHSIDDAFGRYLIRSGSAFVEKPRISAKEAIRVIRASSGVAILAHPGITHVDTSIRNLVAQGLQGIEVWHIRHDEKQNMRYLKICHELNLAATGGSDCHGHLKGPELMGKVRVPYERVEQLKSLKAA, encoded by the coding sequence ATGACCAAACAAGAGAATATATGCGACCTTCATCTCCATTCGACTTGCTCGGATGGGACTGATTCGCCCAGTGAGGTGGTTCGTAGGGCAGCAGAAAAGGGTTTCAGGGCGATTTCCCTGACCGATCATGACACCGTCCAAGGGTTAAAAGTCTTTCATCAGGCTGGAAAAGAGTATGGAGTGGAAACGATTAACGGGGTGGAGATCACTTCAGAGATTAATGGCCGTGAAATCCATATCCTCGGATATTTTGTGGATATGGATGATCCTGTACTTTTATCCTCACTAAAGGACCAGGAAAATCACCGCCTCACACGCGTGAGCAGGATGTTAGTAAAACTCCAGGCCTTGGGGCTTCAAATTTCCGAAGAGGATATGAAGGTTTACTCAGATAAAGGCACGGTCGGTCGCCCCCACCTCGCCATGGCCCTCGTGCAAAAAGGTTATGCCCACTCGATCGATGATGCTTTCGGCAGGTATTTGATCAGGTCGGGTTCTGCTTTTGTGGAGAAACCAAGGATATCCGCAAAAGAAGCGATCCGGGTGATCCGAGCCTCCAGCGGGGTAGCTATTTTGGCCCATCCCGGGATTACCCACGTAGACACCAGCATCCGCAATCTCGTCGCTCAAGGTCTCCAAGGCATTGAGGTCTGGCATATTCGTCATGATGAAAAACAGAATATGCGTTACCTCAAAATCTGCCACGAGCTCAATCTTGCCGCGACTGGAGGTTCAGATTGCCATGGGCATTTGAAGGGCCCCGAGCTTATGGGCAAAGTCCGTGTCCCTTACGAAAGAGTTGAACAACTCAAGAGCCTGAAAGCGGCTTGA
- the metG gene encoding methionine--tRNA ligase has protein sequence MAKKFYITTAIDYVNGKPHLGHAYEKVLADVIARFKRSQGQEVYFLTGVDEHGQKVQQSAQKMGIEPQAFCDEMSAHFLTLCKKLNLSNDDFVRTTEPRHKKVVQDILQKLYDQGLIYKGQFEGFYSTRQEQFVTEKERGEDGKFPEIFGEVVQLTEENYYFKLGQYQEWLISHVTNNPDFIFPEFRRKEVLGFLQRPLSDLCISRPKNRLAWGIPFPFDAEYVTYVWFDALINYISVVGYGTEEFGNFWPVDYHDIGKDILIPAHAIYWPCMLKALDLPLPKTLLTHGWWTVDQEKMSKSIGNVVDPLTYIDQFGVDAFRYYLMREMVVGYDSDFSHESFLGRYNGDLANDLGNLLNRSLNMLKRYRDGEIPAAKVKDAVDTEVEQFASAQIAPVLEGYNHVQIHDALSNAWQIVQRANRYVEESAPWALAKDPTKSDKLDTVLYNLMESIRLVSVLISPVMPEMSGKIQGQLGFSETSADFNQGLTWGQIPVAQKIGEAVPLFPKLFEEKKG, from the coding sequence ATGGCGAAGAAATTTTATATTACGACTGCGATTGATTATGTGAATGGCAAACCTCATCTGGGTCATGCTTACGAAAAGGTTTTGGCCGATGTCATCGCCCGTTTCAAGAGGAGCCAAGGCCAGGAAGTCTATTTCCTGACCGGAGTCGATGAACATGGACAGAAGGTTCAGCAGTCCGCTCAAAAAATGGGCATAGAACCACAAGCTTTTTGTGATGAGATGAGCGCACATTTTTTGACCCTGTGCAAAAAGCTTAACCTCTCGAATGACGACTTTGTCCGTACGACCGAGCCCCGCCATAAAAAAGTCGTTCAAGATATCCTTCAAAAACTTTACGACCAAGGACTCATTTATAAAGGACAATTTGAGGGCTTTTATTCGACCCGCCAAGAGCAATTTGTCACGGAAAAGGAACGTGGAGAGGATGGTAAATTCCCCGAGATTTTTGGTGAAGTAGTCCAGCTCACCGAAGAAAATTATTATTTCAAACTTGGCCAATACCAAGAATGGTTGATTAGTCACGTGACCAACAACCCGGACTTTATCTTTCCGGAGTTCCGACGTAAGGAAGTACTGGGTTTTCTCCAGCGACCCCTGAGTGACCTGTGTATTTCTCGCCCGAAGAACCGGCTGGCATGGGGGATTCCCTTCCCCTTTGACGCCGAGTATGTGACTTATGTCTGGTTTGACGCCCTGATCAATTACATTTCCGTCGTTGGTTATGGAACTGAAGAGTTCGGCAATTTCTGGCCTGTTGACTACCATGATATCGGCAAGGACATCCTGATCCCTGCCCACGCCATCTATTGGCCTTGTATGCTCAAAGCCCTTGATTTGCCCCTACCCAAAACGCTTCTTACGCACGGATGGTGGACTGTGGATCAAGAAAAGATGAGTAAATCCATAGGTAATGTCGTTGATCCCCTCACCTACATTGACCAATTTGGCGTGGATGCATTCCGGTATTATCTGATGAGGGAAATGGTAGTGGGCTACGACAGCGACTTTTCCCATGAGAGTTTCCTCGGGCGTTACAACGGCGACCTCGCTAATGACTTGGGCAATTTGCTCAACCGTTCGCTTAACATGCTCAAACGCTACCGTGATGGGGAAATCCCCGCGGCAAAGGTTAAAGATGCTGTTGATACAGAGGTCGAGCAATTTGCTTCCGCGCAAATCGCCCCAGTTCTGGAGGGGTATAACCATGTGCAAATCCATGATGCTTTATCAAATGCTTGGCAAATTGTCCAGCGGGCCAACCGTTATGTCGAGGAATCCGCCCCCTGGGCACTAGCCAAAGACCCGACTAAATCGGATAAACTTGATACGGTCCTTTATAACCTCATGGAGTCAATCCGACTGGTTTCTGTTCTGATCTCTCCTGTCATGCCTGAGATGTCCGGAAAAATCCAAGGACAACTCGGGTTTTCTGAAACATCCGCTGATTTTAACCAAGGGTTGACTTGGGGGCAAATTCCTGTCGCCCAAAAAATCGGGGAGGCAGTTCCTCTCTTCCCAAAACTCTTTGAAGAGAAAAAGGGCTAA
- a CDS encoding cation-translocating P-type ATPase — translation MQWFRIGVALLVSGQAMVFSLAVNISPPTGSVRLIIHGILALSALVVILVAGLPIIRLSFTALFKKKIVVEQLFLLGIIGAFCGSLQSTLTGVGGIYYEVVAILVAIYSFNTLLSEGRRQKSISSARAFRAQFAQCRVVTCCGSIKEKPVKEVEIGDKIRVSMGEGIPVDGVVREGIAFVQETGMTGEPYPVVKREGDAVLAGTICVDNSLTIEATKDGSHRELDSLLKIVEEARFKPSGIQSMADRMVSWFLPVVTACSIVAFAGWTFLGQWEVGLFNAMAVLIVACPCAMGLATPIGLWSAIAALAKRGLILHTGEFIERIAAIDTVVFDKTGTLSDEKLQVEEVIVDDGLDREEVLGLIHFVESHSNHPIAKAFQSLVTTLDTSGFRLLKMDALPGQGIEASIEDSAGRGVSLVIGNNNLLHTDQKPAADLLTQKRYSSTESPLVLNVLINQKLVSLIYLREAARNESKEVTGYLHRAGIRTVIMSGDKEENVRKLSLGADEIQGGLTPQEKADRIKALQDSGKKVLFVGDGANDAPALSIAYSSIAMGSGTSLAHESAQATLFGGNLLHVIDAICLSRLVIRRIRSNILFAFFYNIIGISLAMLGLIHPVLAAILMLISSATVSWRAFRLGEKIQEGDLGRFRNLLSQTDTIPFESEGLVPLIKEMVFREKTASVLALCVALQGPFLSYLARLDFQSGVLVTFVFVLIAIVGFIFCIRPGATYTLRACYGMLALGNLAMIAGWWADAGFGAIVRDGICLCACEKSILGKGLLSHINLMHIGMIAGGIPGMAYGNSILPKAYESVFIKYAHLLTCLVGMYIGMMLGALVMAQFKVGDPHLYVVCSFFAMTIGMLLGMILVCVTWFKLNKD, via the coding sequence ATGCAATGGTTTCGTATCGGGGTTGCTCTTTTGGTTTCAGGACAAGCCATGGTATTCAGTCTTGCCGTGAATATCTCCCCGCCCACAGGCTCGGTTCGCCTGATTATCCACGGGATTCTGGCTTTATCGGCTCTTGTCGTCATTTTGGTGGCGGGTCTCCCGATCATCCGGCTGTCTTTTACTGCATTGTTTAAAAAGAAAATCGTAGTTGAGCAACTTTTCCTTCTCGGCATTATCGGGGCCTTTTGTGGCTCCCTCCAGTCTACTCTCACTGGTGTGGGAGGAATCTATTATGAAGTCGTCGCTATCCTTGTGGCGATTTATTCATTTAATACCCTTTTGTCCGAGGGGCGTCGCCAGAAATCAATCTCTTCCGCCCGTGCCTTCCGTGCGCAATTTGCCCAATGTCGGGTGGTTACCTGTTGTGGTTCAATCAAAGAAAAGCCAGTGAAGGAAGTCGAGATAGGGGATAAAATCAGGGTTTCTATGGGTGAAGGTATCCCTGTCGATGGAGTAGTGCGCGAAGGAATTGCGTTTGTACAGGAAACCGGCATGACTGGGGAACCTTACCCAGTGGTCAAACGGGAAGGGGATGCTGTTCTGGCTGGAACAATTTGCGTGGACAATTCACTGACCATTGAAGCAACCAAAGACGGAAGTCACCGCGAGCTCGACAGTCTCTTGAAAATCGTCGAGGAAGCCCGCTTTAAACCTTCGGGAATACAGTCGATGGCTGACCGGATGGTCTCATGGTTTTTGCCGGTGGTGACGGCTTGCTCGATTGTCGCTTTTGCCGGTTGGACATTTTTGGGGCAGTGGGAAGTCGGGCTCTTTAATGCGATGGCTGTGCTGATTGTGGCTTGCCCTTGTGCAATGGGGCTCGCGACACCCATCGGCCTATGGAGTGCGATCGCCGCCTTGGCCAAACGCGGGCTGATCCTACACACGGGGGAATTCATCGAGAGGATTGCCGCCATTGATACGGTTGTTTTTGATAAGACCGGCACTCTCAGTGATGAAAAACTCCAGGTCGAAGAAGTCATCGTCGATGACGGGCTCGACCGTGAAGAAGTTCTTGGCCTGATCCATTTTGTCGAGAGCCATTCTAACCACCCTATCGCTAAAGCATTCCAATCCCTCGTAACAACCCTGGATACTTCTGGATTCAGGCTTTTGAAAATGGATGCCTTGCCTGGCCAAGGAATTGAGGCGTCTATCGAGGATTCCGCAGGAAGAGGGGTATCTTTAGTCATTGGGAATAACAATTTGCTACACACAGACCAAAAGCCCGCAGCTGATCTGCTCACACAGAAACGTTATTCGAGCACGGAAAGTCCACTTGTTTTAAATGTCCTCATCAATCAAAAACTCGTTTCCCTGATTTATTTACGTGAAGCCGCTCGCAACGAGTCCAAGGAGGTTACCGGCTACTTGCACCGGGCGGGTATCCGCACCGTGATCATGTCCGGGGATAAAGAAGAAAACGTCCGTAAACTGAGTTTGGGTGCCGATGAGATACAGGGAGGTTTAACTCCCCAAGAAAAGGCAGATAGGATAAAGGCATTACAGGATTCGGGTAAAAAAGTCCTTTTTGTCGGTGATGGGGCTAATGATGCACCAGCCCTTTCGATTGCCTACTCCAGTATTGCCATGGGTAGTGGCACTTCCTTGGCGCATGAGTCCGCCCAAGCCACCCTTTTCGGGGGCAATTTGCTCCATGTTATTGATGCCATTTGTTTAAGCCGCCTGGTCATCCGCCGGATCCGCTCAAATATCCTGTTTGCCTTTTTTTATAATATTATCGGTATATCCCTAGCGATGCTCGGACTGATCCATCCCGTCTTGGCAGCCATTCTCATGCTCATTTCCAGTGCCACAGTCAGTTGGCGGGCATTCCGGCTTGGCGAAAAAATCCAAGAGGGTGACCTCGGCCGTTTCCGTAATCTACTCTCGCAGACCGATACGATTCCCTTTGAAAGCGAGGGACTCGTTCCTTTGATTAAAGAAATGGTTTTCCGTGAAAAGACAGCTTCTGTCCTTGCTCTTTGTGTCGCGTTACAAGGCCCGTTTTTATCTTACTTAGCACGCCTGGATTTTCAATCAGGTGTCTTGGTGACATTTGTTTTTGTTTTAATAGCCATCGTAGGATTTATTTTCTGTATCCGTCCGGGTGCGACCTATACTTTGCGAGCTTGTTATGGCATGTTAGCACTCGGTAATCTCGCTATGATAGCCGGATGGTGGGCAGATGCCGGTTTCGGAGCGATTGTCCGTGACGGGATATGCCTTTGTGCTTGTGAGAAATCAATACTGGGTAAAGGTCTCCTGTCGCATATTAACCTCATGCATATTGGGATGATTGCTGGGGGAATACCGGGTATGGCCTATGGGAACTCTATCCTGCCTAAAGCCTACGAAAGCGTGTTTATAAAATATGCCCATTTACTGACCTGTCTGGTCGGCATGTATATCGGGATGATGCTCGGAGCGTTGGTCATGGCACAATTCAAAGTGGGGGATCCTCACCTCTATGTTGTGTGCAGCTTTTTTGCCATGACGATCGGGATGCTCTTGGGCATGATCCTTGTCTGCGTGACTTGGTTTAAACTTAATAAGGATTAG
- a CDS encoding acetolactate decarboxylase: protein MSGLAFRMRMGKLLWALTGREFVMVSHLDKTRKRCSQKEAFEVSISFMTPMTSLRASLFSYNTVERLLLGDFFHTVQWKSVANEISVYPKDWPLIGIGTTNWFKRNGEIIIQGTVGEPKVYWSDPEGVSPMHIIDITRQRPSESGPVLQTPSLGENGDIPTFPFLAAAVCDPSTVQTWETPETDHLHEWIQEKMIESNIGLAAVHVNGPFDFVSYATAFYLPLEGLKLTDGYNAKNNLKLAEYGPGQWSVGGIYAANPTVQNIISVATHPLHIHGFETGSNCGGHIVRMKTGGVKISVWPLKDLVMEIKNLDVSWQPIRNLSLA from the coding sequence TTGTCAGGCCTGGCTTTCCGTATGCGCATGGGCAAATTGCTTTGGGCACTTACCGGGAGGGAGTTTGTGATGGTAAGTCATCTGGATAAAACGAGAAAAAGATGTAGCCAAAAAGAGGCCTTCGAGGTATCCATTTCCTTCATGACCCCGATGACATCGCTCCGAGCCTCACTCTTTTCATATAACACGGTTGAACGCCTCCTGTTGGGCGATTTTTTCCATACGGTACAATGGAAAAGTGTGGCCAATGAGATCTCCGTTTATCCAAAAGACTGGCCTCTGATCGGGATAGGAACGACTAATTGGTTCAAGCGAAATGGGGAAATCATTATCCAAGGGACTGTCGGTGAACCGAAGGTTTATTGGTCTGATCCGGAGGGGGTTTCCCCCATGCACATTATCGATATCACACGGCAACGCCCTTCTGAATCAGGTCCGGTGCTTCAAACCCCTTCCTTGGGCGAAAACGGCGATATTCCTACATTTCCATTCCTCGCGGCAGCGGTCTGTGATCCCTCTACCGTTCAGACATGGGAAACCCCCGAGACAGACCATCTCCACGAATGGATCCAAGAAAAAATGATTGAATCTAATATCGGTTTGGCCGCAGTCCACGTGAATGGACCATTCGACTTTGTCAGCTATGCAACGGCTTTTTACCTTCCCTTAGAAGGACTCAAACTCACCGACGGCTACAATGCCAAAAATAACCTTAAACTCGCTGAATACGGCCCCGGACAATGGAGTGTCGGCGGGATATACGCCGCAAACCCAACGGTCCAAAATATTATCTCAGTAGCTACTCATCCCCTCCATATCCACGGTTTTGAAACTGGTTCGAATTGCGGTGGGCACATTGTACGGATGAAAACCGGCGGGGTTAAAATCTCCGTCTGGCCACTCAAAGACCTCGTCATGGAAATCAAAAACCTCGACGTCTCGTGGCAACCCATCCGGAATCTGTCTTTGGCTTGA
- the ftsY gene encoding signal recognition particle-docking protein FtsY, whose product MFGIINKLKTGLQKARVGIVRAFSGEKLDFDSLEAALLQADFGLSMTEKVMKAVRERASVTVKVDDLREVAINEILSVYGDNEEYPLATASTGPTVILVVGVNGTGKTTTCAKIGYRLKNAGQKPTLVAADTFRAAAIEQLKMWSERLGIHSVLGTYGADPASVAYDGVTQGMTNQSDVILIDTAGRLHNKAHLMAELEKVRRVIGKKIPDAPHETILVLDGSTGANALNQAREFHKITPLTGLVITKLDGTSKGGIIVAIQNELKIPVKFIGLGEQADDLQPFQPKEFVRSLFTE is encoded by the coding sequence ATGTTTGGAATAATCAATAAGCTGAAAACAGGGCTGCAAAAAGCGCGGGTCGGGATAGTCAGGGCTTTTAGCGGTGAAAAACTGGATTTTGATTCGCTTGAGGCGGCCTTGCTCCAGGCTGACTTCGGACTTTCCATGACGGAGAAAGTCATGAAAGCTGTCCGTGAACGTGCCAGTGTGACCGTAAAGGTCGATGACTTACGTGAAGTAGCCATTAATGAAATCCTCTCTGTCTATGGGGACAATGAGGAATATCCCCTGGCAACAGCCTCCACCGGCCCGACGGTTATTCTCGTGGTCGGAGTCAATGGTACGGGAAAAACGACGACTTGTGCCAAAATCGGGTACCGCCTCAAAAATGCCGGACAGAAGCCTACCCTTGTGGCGGCGGATACATTCCGGGCTGCGGCGATTGAACAGCTCAAAATGTGGAGTGAACGCTTGGGAATACATTCTGTCCTCGGCACCTATGGGGCTGATCCCGCTTCGGTGGCTTATGATGGGGTGACCCAAGGTATGACAAATCAGTCGGACGTTATTTTGATTGATACAGCCGGGCGCCTCCATAATAAAGCGCATCTCATGGCTGAACTCGAAAAAGTCCGTCGTGTTATCGGTAAAAAAATCCCGGATGCGCCACACGAGACGATCCTGGTGCTGGACGGTTCCACCGGTGCTAATGCCCTGAATCAAGCGCGCGAATTCCACAAGATTACCCCGCTAACTGGATTAGTCATAACCAAGCTAGATGGGACCAGTAAAGGTGGCATCATTGTCGCAATCCAGAATGAACTCAAAATCCCTGTCAAATTCATCGGATTAGGCGAGCAAGCCGACGATTTGCAGCCATTCCAACCAAAGGAATTTGTCCGGAGTTTATTCACGGAATAG
- a CDS encoding molybdenum cofactor biosysynthesis protein, which yields MDFTFYLQFLTVKYFMDKKRDVLNVDIVNLYISPGHNYFGHHGKPADKHEIIDCDLIEIEAGKGVIGDRFFDFKENYKGQVTFFEQETFEQLARDLKIKGKTTAAFRRNIITQGIDLNTLIGREFEVQGVLFLGIEEAKPCYWMNESFGPGAEEALKGKGGLRAKALTSGTIRRQK from the coding sequence ATGGATTTCACGTTTTATTTACAATTTTTAACCGTTAAATATTTTATGGACAAGAAACGAGATGTTTTGAATGTGGATATCGTTAATTTATATATTTCACCAGGGCATAACTACTTTGGCCACCACGGAAAACCGGCGGACAAACACGAAATCATTGACTGTGATCTGATTGAAATCGAGGCCGGAAAAGGTGTCATTGGCGACCGTTTTTTTGATTTTAAGGAGAATTATAAAGGACAAGTGACTTTTTTTGAACAGGAAACATTCGAGCAGCTCGCCCGTGACCTCAAGATCAAAGGTAAAACCACGGCCGCTTTCCGCAGGAATATCATTACTCAAGGAATAGACCTTAATACCCTTATCGGACGTGAATTTGAGGTCCAAGGTGTCCTCTTTCTCGGAATCGAAGAAGCTAAGCCATGCTACTGGATGAATGAGTCATTTGGCCCCGGGGCTGAAGAGGCCCTGAAGGGAAAAGGTGGCCTCCGCGCCAAAGCCCTGACGTCAGGGACGATCCGGCGGCAAAAATAA
- a CDS encoding molybdenum cofactor guanylyltransferase, which translates to MQIDPKEKIRFSAGIIAGGYSTRFGQDKALFPVNGQTLLDKQIALVKGLGAKEILVSCRPKQNLPADKDRKLVFDEVETLGPIEGIRCLLGECQTQYLFLLAVDIVALTLPFLQKTLAQVALESGTGFVYSHDGFYEPLCAIYPKSLLPLIKEQIAQGEYSLQKLITQALRAKLVNAAPLLDHEIKFLENMNTKP; encoded by the coding sequence ATGCAAATTGATCCCAAAGAAAAAATCCGTTTTAGTGCAGGAATCATTGCCGGAGGCTACTCCACCCGGTTCGGACAAGACAAAGCCTTATTCCCTGTTAACGGCCAAACACTTTTAGACAAACAAATTGCGCTGGTAAAAGGTTTAGGTGCAAAAGAAATCCTCGTTTCATGCCGGCCCAAACAAAACCTTCCCGCGGACAAAGATAGGAAACTTGTTTTTGACGAGGTGGAAACCCTTGGTCCTATTGAAGGAATCAGGTGCTTACTGGGAGAATGCCAGACACAATACTTATTCCTGCTCGCGGTGGATATCGTGGCACTCACACTGCCTTTCCTTCAAAAAACGCTCGCGCAAGTTGCTCTAGAATCAGGAACAGGTTTTGTATATTCTCATGATGGATTTTATGAACCTCTTTGTGCGATATACCCAAAATCGCTTCTACCCCTGATCAAAGAGCAAATTGCGCAAGGGGAATATTCGCTCCAGAAACTTATCACTCAGGCGCTGAGAGCCAAACTGGTGAATGCAGCCCCACTGCTAGACCATGAAATTAAATTCCTTGAGAATATGAATACTAAGCCTTGA
- the ccsA gene encoding cytochrome c biogenesis protein CcsA, with translation MKRFFSLLPALLLFLPVWLSAQVDPTTLDGLVIQSGGRQKPFGVFTAETLQSLTGKKEFKPSFSEKILPAGEVLLEIWFNPQKWSKEEIILVDYQPLRKLLGMDGKKKLASFESIVSNQEFVRAFESLQKQKRQKPNDKLDPLQKDVESVSGRLHIFEGLVSGDAYRVIPPAPNGSIEFIPVQLLGSAYQKEQALPVAEAFDQMRSAYLKNDPSEFKVAATRFKELAGGINPAASISPWKVHLENFYFKFHPFRWAWIAYLGAFVSLLAIMNQKKGYRIAWALVLTGLLLQISGFVMRIIISERAPVTNMYETVIWLSFGVSIFAIILEWKYRCRYYLLGALPVSILSLLLADSLPNVLNDSIRPLMPVLQHNFWLTVHVLMITSSYAAFALALGVAHIILGKVLFSKKHTIEASLYNYLYKTIQIGVLLLAIGTILGGVWANYSWGRFWDWDPKETWALVAFMSYLFILHGRIAGWWGGFGLAIGSVIGFMAILMAWYGVNFVLGVGLHSYGFGAGGIEYALAFVIAELIFAGAALYTYTKIKTQTRTHDKALDAVDKN, from the coding sequence ATGAAACGATTTTTTTCTCTATTACCCGCCTTACTCCTCTTTTTACCCGTATGGTTAAGTGCTCAAGTTGATCCAACGACATTAGACGGGCTCGTTATCCAATCAGGCGGACGCCAGAAACCATTCGGTGTTTTCACAGCCGAAACCCTCCAGTCATTGACCGGTAAAAAGGAATTCAAACCCAGTTTCTCAGAAAAAATACTTCCTGCCGGTGAGGTTCTTTTGGAAATCTGGTTTAATCCACAAAAATGGTCCAAGGAAGAAATCATCCTCGTGGACTACCAGCCCTTACGCAAATTGCTCGGGATGGATGGGAAAAAGAAATTAGCCTCTTTCGAGTCGATAGTCTCAAATCAGGAATTTGTGAGAGCCTTTGAGAGCCTGCAAAAACAGAAACGCCAAAAACCCAATGATAAACTCGACCCCCTACAAAAGGATGTAGAGTCGGTTTCAGGCCGTTTGCATATTTTTGAAGGGCTTGTGTCAGGTGATGCGTACCGGGTGATTCCTCCTGCGCCGAACGGGAGTATCGAGTTTATCCCCGTGCAGTTACTAGGTTCTGCCTACCAGAAGGAACAGGCATTGCCTGTGGCGGAAGCCTTTGACCAGATGAGGTCGGCATACCTAAAAAATGATCCTTCTGAATTTAAGGTGGCTGCTACCCGGTTTAAAGAGCTTGCCGGAGGAATTAACCCCGCAGCGAGTATTAGCCCGTGGAAAGTGCATTTAGAGAATTTTTATTTTAAATTCCATCCTTTCCGCTGGGCTTGGATCGCTTATTTGGGGGCATTTGTTTCCTTGCTGGCGATTATGAATCAGAAAAAGGGTTATCGGATTGCTTGGGCACTGGTATTGACGGGCTTATTGCTCCAAATATCCGGATTTGTCATGCGTATTATTATTTCGGAGAGGGCGCCGGTGACAAATATGTATGAGACAGTCATCTGGTTATCCTTTGGTGTCTCGATTTTTGCTATTATCCTCGAGTGGAAATATCGCTGTCGTTATTATCTGCTTGGTGCTTTACCCGTCTCTATTTTATCTCTTTTACTCGCGGACTCCCTGCCGAATGTCTTGAATGACTCGATACGGCCTTTGATGCCCGTGCTCCAGCATAATTTCTGGCTTACTGTGCATGTGCTGATGATCACATCTTCTTATGCAGCATTTGCCCTCGCTTTGGGAGTGGCCCATATTATTCTCGGAAAAGTCCTCTTCTCAAAAAAACATACTATTGAGGCCTCACTCTATAATTACCTCTATAAAACCATTCAGATCGGGGTTTTATTGTTAGCCATCGGTACGATTCTTGGTGGTGTCTGGGCAAATTATTCTTGGGGCCGCTTCTGGGATTGGGATCCGAAAGAAACTTGGGCATTGGTGGCCTTTATGAGTTACTTATTTATCTTGCATGGACGGATTGCCGGTTGGTGGGGTGGTTTTGGATTGGCCATCGGTTCGGTGATTGGATTCATGGCTATTCTTATGGCTTGGTATGGGGTTAATTTTGTTTTGGGGGTAGGGCTGCACAGTTATGGATTTGGTGCGGGCGGTATTGAGTACGCACTAGCTTTTGTAATTGCTGAATTGATTTTTGCGGGGGCCGCACTCTATACTTACACAAAAATCAAAACCCAAACACGCACGCACGACAAAGCCCTAGATGCAGTGGATAAAAACTAA